Proteins encoded together in one Cicer arietinum cultivar CDC Frontier isolate Library 1 chromosome 4, Cicar.CDCFrontier_v2.0, whole genome shotgun sequence window:
- the LOC101488409 gene encoding pentatricopeptide repeat-containing protein At4g14850 produces MILHPQNLLGSLLESAVSTNSSILGRAVHAHIIRTHDTPLPSFLSNHLVNMYSKLDLLNSAQLVLSLTHLPTVVTWTSLISGCVHNRRFVTAFLHFTNMRRDSVHPNDFTFPGVFKASASLHMPMTGKQVHALALKGGQIYDVFVGCSAFDMYCKTGLRVEARNMFDEMPHRNSATWNAYISNAVQDGRSLDAIAAFKEFLCVHGHPNSITFCAFLNACVDTLRSNLGRQLHAFIVRCGYKEDVSVANGLIDFYGKCGDIVSSELVFSRIGRKRNVVSWCSMLAALVQNHEEERACMVFLEARKEVEPTDFMISSMLSACAELGGLELGRSVHALAVKACVEDNIFVGSALVDLYGKCGSIENAEQVFTEMPERNLVTWNALIGGYAHQGDVGMALRLFEEMTLGSRGMTPSYVTLVSVLSACSRAGAVERGMQIFESMRLNYGIEPGAEHYACIVDLLGRSGLVDRAYEFIQNMPMEPTISVWGALLGACRMHGKTKLGKIAAEKLFELDHVDSGNHVVLSNMLASAGRWEEATIIRKEMKDIGIKKNVGYSWIAVKNRIHVFQAKDSSHERNTEIQAMLGKLRREMKEAGYVPDTNLSLFDLEDEEKASEVWYHSEKIALAFGLIALPQVVPIRITKNLRICGDCHSAIKFISRIVGREIIVRDNHRFHRFKDGCCSCKDYW; encoded by the exons ATGTACTCCAAACTCGACCTTCTTAACTCAGCCCAACTCGTTCTCTCACTCACCCACCTTCCCACCGTTGTTACTTGGACCTCTCTCATCTCTGGTTGCGTTCATAACCGTCGTTTTGTCACCGCTTTCCTTCATTTCACCAACATGCGTCGTGACTCTGTTCACCCTAATGACTTCACTTTTCCTGGTGTTTTCAAAGCTTCGGCTTCATTGCATATGCCCATGACTGGTAAACAAGTTCATGCACTTGCGTTAAAGGGTGGCCAAATCTATGATGTGTTTGTAGGATGCAGTGCTTTTGATATGTACTGCAAAACTGGCCTTCGTGTTGAAGCTCGTAACATGTTTGATGAAATGCCTCACAGAAACTCTGCCACGTGGAATGCTTATATTTCTAATGCAGTTCAAGATGGCCGCTCTCTCGATGCAATTGCAGCATTCAAGGAGTTTCTTTGTGTGCATGGACACCCGAATTCCATTACATTTTGTGCATTTCTTAATGCTTGTGTTGACACGTTGAGATCGAATCTCGGGCGTCAGTTACATGCATTTATAGTTCGATGTGGATATAAAGAGGATGTTTCGGTTGCCAATGGGCTTATTGACTTCTATGGAAAATGTGGAGACATTGTATCTTCTGAATTGGTTTTTAGTAGAATTGGCAGGAAGAGGAATGTTGTTTCATGGTGCTCTATGCTTGCTGCTCTTGTGCAAAACCATGAGGAAGAGAGGGCTTGTATGGTTTTCCTGGAGGCAAGGAAAGAAGTTGAGCCGACAGATTTCATGATATCAAGCATGCTCAGTGCTTGTGCTGAACTTGGAGGGCTTGAATTAGGCAGGTCAGTTCATGCTCTAGCTGTCAAAGCATGTGTTGAGGATAATATATTTGTCGGGAGTGCACTTGTTGACTTGTATGGTAAATGTGGAAGTATAGAGAATGCAGAACAAGTTTTCACTGAAATGCCTGAAAGAAACCTAGTCACATGGAATGCATTGATAGGTGGATATGCACATCAAGGCGATGTTGGCATGGCTTTGCGTCTATTTGAGGAGATGACATTGGGCAGCCGTGGTATGACACCGAGTTATGTGACACTAGTTTCTGTATTGTCAGCTTGTAGTAGGGCTGGGGCAGTGGAGAGAGGCATGCAGATATTTGAATCAATGAGATTGAACTATGGGATTGAACCAGGTGCTGAGCATTATGCTTGTATTGTGGACCTTCTAGGGAGATCTGGTTTGGTAGACCGTGCTTatgaatttattcaaaatatgcCAATGGAACCGACTATTTCAGTGTGGGGAGCTCTACTCGGAGCTTGTAGGATGCACGGGAAAACAAAATTGGGAAAAATTGCAGCTGAAAAGTTATTTGAGCTTGATCATGTAGACTCTGGCAACCATGTAGTGCTTTCTAACATGCTTGCATCTGCTGGCAG ATGGGAAGAAGCCACTATTATCAGGAAGGAAATGAAAGATATTGGCATAAAAAAGAATGTTGGTTATAGTTGGATTGCTGTGAAGAACAGAATCCATGTTTTCCAAGCAAAGGATAGTTCTCATGAAAGGAACACAGAAATTCAAGCTATGCTAGGTAAGCTCAGACGGGAGATGAAGGAAGCTGGGTATGTTCCTGATACCAATCTATCACTCTTTGATTTAGAAGATGAAGAAAAGGCTTCAGAAGTTTGGTACCATAGTGAGAAGATTGCTCTTGCTTTTGGTCTCATAGCTCTTCCTCAAGTAGTGCCCATACGGATCACAAAAAATCTTAGGATTTGTGGAGATTGCCATAGTGCCATTAAGTTCATTTCAAGAATTGTTGGAAGAGAAATTATTGTGAGAGATAATCATCGTTTTCATCGCTTTAAGGATGGTTGCTGCTCTTGTAAAGATTATTGGTAA
- the LOC101506188 gene encoding geraniol 8-hydroxylase-like: MDFVTCTLVLLLTCASVHALSLLLSRIIAKPNYNLPPGPSPIPIIGNLLELGEKPHKSLAKLAKIHGPLMSLKLGQITTIVISSATMAKEVLQTNDQFLSNRNVPQSVSVLNHDHYSLAFLPISPLWKELRKICNTQLFSHKSLDSSQDVRCKKMQQFLNDIHQSSQIGEAIDIGTSVFKTTINFLSNTIFSMDLISSNGAAGEFKDLVTDITKLAGTPNVADFFPLLKMLDPQGIKRRQTKNVRKILDIFEDLINQRLKIREGTGVYNNKDMLDAMLNISKENEFMDKNIIQRLSHDLFVAGTDTTTSTLEWAMTELIRNPEIMKKAKKELEQIIGRGVPVEESNISKLPYLEATIKETLRLHPPVPFLLPRKAERDVEICGYSIPKDAQILVNVWTICRDPTLWENPSLFSPERFLGSEIEFKGRNFELVPFGGGRRICPGLQLANRMLMLMLGSLVNSFDWELVDGMKFEDINMDDKFGITLQKAQPLRIVPLKLK, translated from the exons ATGGACTTTGTAACTTGTACTCTTGTCCTTCTATTAACATGTGCATCTGTTCATGCTCTTAGCTTACTCCTAAGTAGAATAATAGCAAAACCAAACTATAACCTTCCACCAGGACCTTCCCCTATTCCCATCATAGGGAACCTCCTTGAATTAGGAGAAAAACCACATAAATCATTAGCAAAACTTGCCAAAATTCATGGTCCTTTAATGAGTCTAAAACTAGGCCAAATAACCACAATTGTAATCTCCTCAGCAACAATGGCCAAAGAAGTTCTCCAAACCAATGACCAATTCTTGTCAAACAGAAATGTTCCTCAATCTGTGTCAGTTCTCAACCATGATCATTATAGTCTTGCATTCCTACCCATTTCACCTCTTTGGAAAGAATTGAGAAAAATATGCAACACTCAATTATTTTCTCACAAGTCTCTTGATTCAAGCCAAGATGTTAGGTGCaagaaaatgcaacaatttcTCAATGATATCCATCAAAGTAGTCAAATTGGTGAAGCAATAGATATTGGAACATCAGTGTTCAAgacaacaataaattttttatcaaacacTATTTTTTCTATGGATTTGATCAGTTCTAATGGTGCAGCAGGAGAGTTCAAGGATTTGGTGACTGATATAACAAAACTTGCTGGAACACCAAATGTTGCAgatttttttcctttgttgAAGATGCTTGACCCACAAGGCATAAAAAGAAGACAAACAAAGAATGTAAGGAAAATTTTAGACATCTTTGAAGACTTGATTAACCAACGTTTGAAAATCAGGGAAGGCACTGGTGTATACAACAACAAAGACATGTTAGATGCCATGCTCAACATTTCTAAGGAGAATGAGTTTATGGACAAAAATATTATCCAACGTCTATCACAT GATCTATTTGTTGCGGGAACAGATACAACAACATCTACATTAGAATGGGCAATGACAGAGCTTATTCGAAATCCAGAAATTATGAAAAAAGCCAAAAAAGAATTAGAACAAATAATTGGACGTGGTGTCCCAGTTGAAGAGTCAAATATCTCCAAACTCCCATACTTAGAGGCAACAATAAAAGAAACACTTCGATTGCACCCACCAGTTCCATTTTTACTGCCACGAAAAGCAGAAAGGGATGTTGAGATATGTGGCTACAGTATCCCAAAAGATGCACAAATTCTAGTTAATGTGTGGACTATTTGTAGGGATCCAACCTTGTGGGAGAATCCAAGTTTGTTCTCTCCAGAAAGGTTTTTAGGGTCAGAGATTGAATTTAAAGGAAGGAATTTTGAGCTTGTACCATTTGGTGGTGGGAGGAGAATTTGTCCTGGTTTGCAATTGGCTAATAGAATGTTGATGTTAATGTTGGGTTCGTTAGTTAATTCATTTGATTGGGAGCTTGTAGATGGCATGAAATTTGAAGATATCAACATGGATGATAAATTTGGGATTACTTTGCAAAAGGCCCAACCCCTTCGAATTGTTCCTCTCAAATTAAAGTAA